The Chrysiogenia bacterium sequence GCCGCTCTCAAGGCAGGCGCCGAAATCCGGAGCTTTCCCATCAGCGAAACCGGTCCCGCCGGGGAAGAACTGAGTATCGACATCGCCTATCTGGGGGCCGAGCGCCCTGCCCGCCTGCTCGTCATCGATTCGGGGATCCACGGCGTCGAGGGCTTTGCCGGCAGCGCCATTCAGATCCAGTTTCTGAAAGAGCGCATCGGCGGTCCCGAACTGCCCCGCTCCTTCGGCGTGCTGCTCATCCATGCGCTCAACCCCTACGGCTTCGCTCACCTGCGACGCGCCAATGAGTGCAACGTCGATCTCAACCGCAACTTCGTGGCACACCCTGGCGGCCACGTCGCCAACTCCGGATACGAAGCACTCGATTCAGCCATCAACCCCAAGGCCCTCTCCCCGCAGGCCGACGCGCAGGCGCGTGCCTGCTTTGCCATGTACCTGAAGGAATACGGCGAACGCGCCCTGCAGGAAGCCATTTCCTGCGGGCAGTATTTCAATTCAGGGGGAATCTATTTTGGCGGCCGCGAAGAGCAGACCTCCGTGCGGATTATCCGCCAGATCGCGCGCGAGGAATTGCGCGGCGCAACGCAGGTCGCCTGGATCGACATTCACACGGGCCTCGGCCAATTCGGCGACTACGTGATGCTCTACGAAGCGGACGCCGCGGACGAAGCCTTCGCACGCGGGCAGCGCTGGTATGGGGAGAAGGCCCAGGCCGAGGCCGGCGGGCAGGCGCTCTCCCCACCGCTTCCCGGCACCATCGATGAAGGGATCCGGCGGGAACTGGCCGGGCGCTGCGAGCTCACCTTCTTCGCGCAGGAATTCGGCACCTACGACACGACGCGCGTCTTCTGGGCGACGCGGGCCGAGAACTGGCTGCATCACCACGGCGGAGCGGATTGCCCGCGCGCCAAGGAGATCAAGCAGGAACTGCGTGAGGTCTTCGCGCCGGCGAGCGCGATCTGGCAGCGCCGCGTTCTAGAGGGAGGGGCCCGCGTGATCGAGCAGGCGATTCGCGGCCTGCTCTCCGAAGAGGCCTAGGCCGCCTGCGTTCCCTTGTGCGGGCGGGCGCTCACCCGGACCTTTGCGCCGCGCGAGCGCAGACTCGATAGCAGGCGACTGCCAAAGTAGCGCGCGCCCGTCAGCAAGCTGAACGATCCCACCTGGAGCACCACGTCCCCGTCGCTCCAGCCCATCAGGCCGCTGTAATAGTCATTGAGATCGGCGCGGCG is a genomic window containing:
- a CDS encoding M14 family metallopeptidase translates to MTGPITECFSENYAEARARFIGAALKAGAEIRSFPISETGPAGEELSIDIAYLGAERPARLLVIDSGIHGVEGFAGSAIQIQFLKERIGGPELPRSFGVLLIHALNPYGFAHLRRANECNVDLNRNFVAHPGGHVANSGYEALDSAINPKALSPQADAQARACFAMYLKEYGERALQEAISCGQYFNSGGIYFGGREEQTSVRIIRQIAREELRGATQVAWIDIHTGLGQFGDYVMLYEADAADEAFARGQRWYGEKAQAEAGGQALSPPLPGTIDEGIRRELAGRCELTFFAQEFGTYDTTRVFWATRAENWLHHHGGADCPRAKEIKQELREVFAPASAIWQRRVLEGGARVIEQAIRGLLSEEA